In a single window of the Mus musculus strain C57BL/6J chromosome 6, GRCm38.p6 C57BL/6J genome:
- the Tas2r115 gene encoding taste receptor, type 2, member 115, whose amino-acid sequence MCAVLRSILTIIFILEFFIGNLGNGFIALVQCMDLRKRRTFPSADHFLTALAISRLALIWVLFLDSFLFIQSPLLMTRNTLRLIQTAWNISNHFSIWFATSLSIFYLFKIAIFSNYLFFYLKRRVKRVVLVILLLSMILLFFNIFLEIKHIDVWIYGTKRNITNGLSSNSFSEFSRLILIPSLMFTLVPFGVSLIAFLLLIFSLMKHVRKMQYYTKGCKDVRTMAHTTALQTVVAFLLLYTTFFLSLVVEVSTLEMDESLMLLFAKVTIMIFPSIHSCIFILKHNKLRQDLLSVLKWLQYWCKREKTLDS is encoded by the coding sequence ATGTGTGCTGTTCTACGTAGCATACTGACAATCATTTTCATTTTGGAGTTCTTCATTGGAAATCTGGGGAATGGATTCATAGCTCTGGTACAATGCATGGACTTACGAAAGAGAAGAACGTTCCCTTCAGCAGATCATTTCCTCACTGCTCTGGCCATCTCCAGGCTTGCTCTGATATGGGTTTTATTTCTAGATTCATTTCTGTTTATACAATCCCCATTACTGATGACTAGAAATACATTAAGACTGATTCAGACTGCCTGGAATATAAGCAATCATTTCAGTATATGGTTTGCTACCAGCCTCAGCATCTTTTATCTcttcaagatagccattttttctaACTATCTTTTCTTCTACCTGAAGCGGAGAGTTAAAAGGGTGGTTTTGGTGATACTGCTGCTATCCAtgatccttttgttttttaatatatttttagaaatcaAACATATTGATGTCTGGATCTATGGAACCAAAAGAAACATAACTAATGGTTTGAGTTCAAACAGTTTTTCAGAGTTTTCCAGGCTTATTTTAATTCCAAGTTTAATGTTCACATTAGTACCCTTTGGTGTATCCTTGATAGCTTTCCTCCTCCTAATCTTTTCCCTTATGAAACATGTAAGGAAGATGCAGTACTACACCAAAGGATGCAAAGATGTCAGAACCATGGCCCACACCACAGCCCTGCAGACTGTGGTTGCCTTCCTCCTATTATATActactttctttctgtctctagtTGTGGAAGTTTCAACACTTGAAATGGATGAAAGTCTGATGCTTCTGTTTGCAAAAGTTACTATAATGATTTTTCCTtccatccactcctgtattttcattttgaaacataATAAGTTGAGACAGGACTTGCTTTCAGTACTGAAGTGGCTACAGTATTGGTGCAAGCGTGAGAAAACCTTGGATTCATAG